One Spirochaeta africana DSM 8902 genomic window carries:
- a CDS encoding alpha-amylase family glycosyl hydrolase: MKLLSGKIPGAAGAALFIVMLLAGCANRPHQFAAPAIRAARPQADQSQGHESWTYNLAIYEVNIRQYTEEGTFAAFAEHLDRLEELGVGILWLMPIHPIGEEERKGSLGSYYAVQDFAAVNPEFGSKEDFRQLVDDIHARGIRVILDWVPNHTAWDNVLTETNPEWYATDAEGNFIIPPGTNWTDVIQLDHAQEGLRDYMIEVMSYWVEEYGVDGFRFDAVNHVPATFLIETNNALKERFPEIFLLAEADGPRWHHYGYSMSFAWNLYGFERGLLMQIAAGNADARDAAAFFAQEREVYEDDYRMYFTDNHDENSWHGTTRQRFGDAEEVFAVLTQLAPGMPLIYSGQEVGLDHQLEFFEKDEIPWQEHPYTEMYTALVQLKRRNQALWNGRFGGRIQPFAAGSDRVFGFTREQSDDAVLAVLNLSGASATAELDHGLAGDWQLVYAGSTELSADELASPPASIALGPWGYAVYERIR; this comes from the coding sequence ATGAAACTACTATCCGGAAAAATCCCCGGGGCGGCTGGCGCCGCCCTGTTCATCGTGATGCTGCTTGCCGGCTGCGCCAACAGGCCGCATCAGTTTGCTGCCCCTGCGATACGTGCCGCCCGCCCGCAGGCAGATCAGTCCCAGGGCCACGAAAGCTGGACCTACAACCTGGCGATCTACGAGGTAAACATCCGCCAGTATACCGAGGAGGGAACCTTCGCCGCATTTGCTGAGCATCTGGACCGCCTGGAAGAGCTGGGTGTCGGCATCCTGTGGCTCATGCCGATTCACCCGATTGGCGAAGAGGAGCGCAAGGGCAGCCTGGGCAGCTACTATGCGGTACAGGATTTTGCTGCCGTAAACCCCGAGTTTGGCAGCAAGGAGGATTTCCGGCAGCTGGTCGATGATATCCATGCCCGCGGAATACGGGTAATCCTTGACTGGGTACCGAACCACACCGCCTGGGACAACGTCCTGACCGAGACCAACCCCGAATGGTACGCGACCGATGCCGAGGGGAATTTTATTATTCCTCCTGGCACCAACTGGACCGATGTCATCCAGCTGGATCATGCGCAGGAAGGGCTGCGCGACTACATGATCGAGGTCATGAGCTACTGGGTAGAGGAGTACGGGGTGGATGGCTTCCGCTTTGATGCTGTCAACCATGTACCGGCGACGTTCCTTATCGAGACTAACAATGCCCTGAAGGAGCGATTCCCCGAGATCTTCCTGCTGGCCGAGGCCGATGGCCCGCGCTGGCATCATTACGGGTACTCGATGTCGTTCGCCTGGAATCTGTATGGTTTTGAGCGGGGGCTGCTGATGCAGATCGCGGCCGGCAATGCGGATGCACGCGATGCTGCCGCCTTTTTTGCCCAGGAACGAGAGGTCTACGAGGATGACTATCGTATGTACTTTACCGATAATCACGACGAAAACTCCTGGCATGGAACAACCCGGCAGCGCTTTGGCGATGCCGAGGAGGTGTTTGCGGTGCTGACCCAGCTGGCGCCCGGGATGCCGTTGATCTACAGCGGACAGGAGGTCGGACTGGATCATCAGCTGGAATTCTTCGAAAAAGACGAGATCCCGTGGCAGGAGCATCCCTACACCGAGATGTACACCGCCCTGGTACAGCTGAAGCGTCGCAATCAGGCCTTGTGGAACGGCCGGTTCGGTGGCCGGATTCAGCCGTTCGCTGCCGGCAGTGATCGTGTGTTCGGGTTCACCCGGGAGCAGAGCGATGATGCCGTTCTGGCGGTGCTGAATCTGTCCGGCGCATCGGCAACCGCAGAACTTGATCATGGCCTGGCCGGGGATTGGCAGCTGGTGTATGCCGGTAGTACCGAGCTGTCGGCAGATGAGCTGGCATCACCACCGGCCAGTATAGCTTTGGGCCCCTGGGGCTATGCGGTGTACGAGCGGATACGCTAA
- a CDS encoding putative bifunctional diguanylate cyclase/phosphodiesterase: MAESRWRSRLYHALFDIAPDTDMSPLQARVTVLAVYTVGLAGVLGVAVNIARDYAAGNYIVVVVLAVFLTCILAGLAMFLVTRSLTPPRVCYAAGILVLVAGLIYSAGGTRGFGLFYIMTGYSVLYFILGLRGSLAVPLLVLIGSSLRIQLGQFPPESFLHDPDFTASYQFVVWVSAVLGMATILAQHLLITYLSNIAYRDELTGLANRNRYELLIPRLAARYNLGHPGFAIIGIKLLQFARVNSFRGARFADDLIALTAERIRQAANSEDVIVRYTGTVFFVVTAAAAVDQLEQQAQNILAAVQKPVHHTGKTLSLQGVVTITLFPQDGLSIEHLTGNLMSGFSRRRSKPGTVSFYDETQHRVEARRFVMIEELRSAIRREELRLVFHPKVNLQDNRCHGAEILLRWYNPVFGEVEPGVFIPLAEEAGVIREITRWVAETTVHSLQHLLSSLPARAQQLIHAINLSPMDLSDPGFCEFLTALLHRNPLDPRSLEFEITEGVMMDQSAEIQHTLAYLRSKGYRIAIDDFGTGYSSLSYLHQIQAQNLKIDREFIRQITGPEAHSPVVDAIISMAGSLQLDITAEGVEYQYQADYLTARGCTYAQGWLYSQPLALDDYINWLRSRAGCMHA, translated from the coding sequence ATGGCCGAATCCCGCTGGCGGAGCAGACTGTACCACGCCCTGTTTGACATTGCCCCGGATACGGATATGTCTCCGCTGCAGGCTCGGGTAACGGTGCTGGCGGTATACACCGTGGGACTGGCAGGCGTCCTCGGGGTAGCGGTCAATATCGCTCGGGATTATGCAGCCGGGAATTATATCGTGGTGGTGGTTCTGGCCGTCTTTCTGACCTGTATCCTTGCGGGCCTGGCTATGTTTCTGGTAACCCGCAGTCTGACCCCGCCGCGGGTCTGTTATGCGGCAGGCATTCTGGTGCTGGTAGCCGGCCTGATTTACAGCGCCGGCGGCACACGTGGATTCGGACTGTTCTACATCATGACCGGGTATTCGGTGCTGTATTTTATACTGGGGCTGCGCGGCAGCCTGGCCGTTCCGCTGCTGGTGCTGATCGGCAGCAGCCTGCGCATCCAGCTGGGCCAGTTTCCCCCGGAATCTTTCCTGCATGATCCGGATTTTACCGCCAGTTATCAATTTGTGGTCTGGGTTTCTGCGGTGCTGGGGATGGCCACTATTTTGGCACAGCATCTGCTGATAACCTATCTCTCCAACATAGCCTATCGGGACGAGCTGACCGGGCTGGCCAATCGCAACCGCTATGAACTGCTGATTCCTCGTCTGGCAGCCCGGTATAACCTGGGGCATCCGGGGTTTGCCATTATCGGCATCAAGCTGCTGCAGTTTGCCCGGGTGAATTCCTTTCGCGGGGCACGCTTCGCCGATGACCTGATAGCACTTACCGCCGAGCGTATCCGGCAAGCCGCGAACAGCGAGGATGTGATTGTACGCTATACCGGAACAGTGTTCTTTGTGGTAACTGCCGCCGCTGCTGTCGATCAACTGGAGCAGCAGGCACAGAATATCCTGGCTGCGGTGCAAAAGCCGGTGCACCATACCGGCAAGACCCTGAGCCTGCAGGGGGTGGTTACCATAACCCTGTTCCCTCAGGATGGTCTGTCGATCGAACACCTGACCGGCAACCTGATGTCGGGTTTCAGCCGCCGCCGCAGCAAACCAGGTACGGTATCCTTTTACGATGAAACCCAGCATCGGGTAGAGGCCCGGCGTTTCGTGATGATCGAGGAGCTGCGCAGCGCCATTCGCCGCGAAGAGCTGCGGCTGGTATTCCATCCCAAGGTCAACCTGCAGGATAATCGGTGTCATGGTGCCGAGATCCTGCTGCGCTGGTACAATCCGGTATTCGGGGAGGTGGAGCCCGGGGTGTTTATCCCGCTGGCCGAGGAGGCGGGGGTCATACGCGAGATTACCCGCTGGGTTGCCGAGACCACCGTGCACTCGCTGCAGCACCTGCTGAGCAGCCTTCCCGCCAGGGCACAACAGCTGATTCACGCAATCAATCTCTCGCCCATGGATCTCTCGGATCCCGGGTTCTGTGAATTCCTGACCGCCCTGCTGCACCGTAACCCCCTGGATCCTCGCAGCCTTGAGTTCGAAATCACCGAGGGGGTGATGATGGATCAGAGTGCCGAGATCCAGCATACCCTCGCGTACCTGCGCAGCAAGGGCTACCGGATTGCCATCGATGATTTCGGGACCGGGTATTCAAGCCTCAGTTACCTGCACCAGATTCAGGCCCAGAACCTGAAGATCGACCGGGAGTTTATCCGACAGATTACCGGACCGGAGGCACATTCTCCGGTGGTGGACGCCATAATCTCGATGGCCGGATCACTGCAGCTGGACATTACCGCCGAAGGGGTGGAGTACCAGTACCAGGCTGACTACCTGACGGCGCGCGGCTGCACCTATGCCCAGGGCTGGCTCTACTCACAGCCGCTGGCACTGGATGACTACATCAACTGGCTGCGCAGCCGCGCAGGATGCATGCACGCGTGA